Proteins encoded together in one uncultured Desulfosarcina sp. window:
- the istA gene encoding IS21 family transposase, whose translation MDIIALHQQGLSQREITKRTGRHRKTVKKYIQNGQTPGYHKAQRRESILAPYYPVINDFLEEDDYRATWIYQRLKQLGYAGGYDTVKIYVRRRKRKRKRQAYIRFETIPGLQGQMDWADFKVADFKGGSFTVYLFVLVLGFSRAMFAMFVDRCTLQSFMDAHIAAFHYLGGIPMEMLYDNMKHVVISRTGGQTVFNVEFMHFTQHYGFKPLACMPYSPWVKGKVERPVDYIRESFWRGYAFTSIEQANRDLLSWLDETANRRKHGTHRQLVDLRWRQEQSSLSPCPASDYDTSIKEYRRVYKDCYISYNASRYQVPPDVVGKKILLKVKDGIIRFYDDDRLLATHREAEEKGSWVTDANITAQILKQRQKAKKKYGRTKGKATRGLVNASLFPQVLYRPLSVYEQIAKGGGTWIN comes from the coding sequence ATGGACATTATTGCATTGCATCAACAAGGCCTTTCGCAAAGGGAGATCACCAAACGAACTGGCCGCCATCGCAAGACCGTTAAAAAATATATTCAGAATGGACAAACTCCCGGTTACCACAAGGCCCAACGGCGCGAAAGCATCCTGGCTCCCTACTACCCGGTGATTAACGATTTCCTCGAAGAGGATGATTACCGTGCCACCTGGATCTATCAACGACTCAAACAGTTAGGCTATGCTGGCGGATACGATACCGTCAAAATCTATGTCCGCAGGCGCAAACGAAAACGCAAGCGCCAGGCTTACATCCGGTTCGAGACGATTCCCGGATTGCAGGGGCAGATGGACTGGGCCGACTTCAAGGTCGCGGATTTCAAGGGCGGCAGTTTTACCGTTTACCTGTTCGTCCTGGTCCTGGGATTTTCCCGGGCCATGTTTGCCATGTTCGTTGACCGCTGCACCCTGCAGTCCTTCATGGATGCCCATATTGCCGCCTTTCACTACCTGGGCGGGATTCCCATGGAAATGCTCTATGACAACATGAAGCATGTGGTGATCAGCCGCACAGGTGGGCAGACTGTTTTCAATGTCGAGTTCATGCACTTTACCCAGCACTATGGTTTCAAGCCTCTGGCCTGCATGCCCTACAGTCCCTGGGTGAAAGGCAAGGTGGAACGCCCGGTGGATTACATTCGCGAGTCGTTCTGGCGCGGTTATGCCTTTACCAGCATCGAGCAGGCGAACCGGGATCTTCTCAGCTGGCTTGACGAAACAGCCAATCGCAGGAAGCATGGAACCCACCGGCAGCTGGTGGACCTGCGCTGGCGGCAGGAACAATCCAGCTTAAGTCCATGCCCTGCCAGCGACTACGATACGTCCATAAAAGAGTATCGCAGGGTCTACAAGGACTGCTATATTTCCTATAACGCCAGCCGGTATCAGGTGCCGCCGGATGTGGTCGGCAAAAAGATCCTGCTGAAGGTCAAGGACGGTATCATCCGATTCTACGATGACGACCGGCTGCTGGCCACGCATAGGGAAGCCGAGGAAAAGGGCAGCTGGGTTACCGATGCGAATATCACCGCCCAGATCCTGAAGCAGCGGCAGAAAGCGAAAAAGAAATACGGTCGCACCAAAGGCAAGGCCACCCGGGGACTGGTGAATGCTAGTTTGTTCCCACAGGTGCTTTACCGTCCGCTGTCCGTGTATGAGCAGATCGCGAAAGGAGGTGGCACATGGATCAACTGA
- the parE gene encoding DNA topoisomerase IV subunit B: MKTDTLFNNGNNKHDYNAASLEVLKGLDPVRRRPGMYTDTQRPNHLAQEVIDNSVDEAIAGFAKRIDVILHDDGSLSVADDGRGMPTDIHPEEGITGVEVILLKLHAGAKFSNKDYQFSGGLHGVGVSVVNALSSRLEVEIKRDGNKHFIRFAGGHKQQDLEITGTVGQRNTGTYIRFWPDETYFDTIRFSVPRLRHTLRAKAVLCPGLTVTFTDETSGEKDQWYYEDGLQEYLADGLKGFETVPDEPFVGKVDGDGEAVSWAVAWLPEGGDTIMESYVNLIPTSQGGTHVNGFRSGLLAAIREFCEFRKLIPRGIKLAPDDIWDRCAYVLSAKMTDPRFSGQTKERLSSRHCASFINGVVKDAFSLWLNHHTEAGERLAEMAIESARNRIRASKKVVRKKITAGPALPGKLADCVSQDPMRSELFLVEGDSAGGSAKQARDRQTQAVMPLRGKILNTWEVESGQILASKEVHDISVAIGVDPGSQDLDGLRYGRICILADADSDGLHIATLLCALFLQHFTPLVKSGHIFVAMPPLYRIDIAKEVRYALDDAEKSAIIRRLEKKKPKAKINVQRFKGLGEMNPVQLRETTMAPDTRRLVQLTVDEDEATFATLDMLLGKKRASDRRQWIEESGDRAEV; this comes from the coding sequence ATCAAAACCGATACCCTTTTCAACAACGGCAACAATAAACACGACTACAACGCAGCCTCCCTGGAAGTCCTCAAGGGCTTGGACCCGGTGCGAAGGCGCCCGGGCATGTACACCGACACCCAGCGCCCCAACCACCTCGCCCAGGAGGTAATCGACAACAGCGTGGACGAGGCCATCGCCGGCTTTGCCAAACGCATTGACGTGATCCTGCATGACGACGGATCCCTGAGCGTGGCCGACGACGGCCGCGGCATGCCCACGGACATCCACCCTGAGGAAGGCATCACCGGTGTGGAAGTCATTCTGCTCAAGCTGCACGCCGGCGCCAAGTTTTCCAATAAAGACTACCAGTTTTCCGGCGGCCTGCATGGTGTCGGCGTATCGGTCGTCAACGCTCTTTCCTCGCGTCTGGAGGTCGAAATCAAGCGCGACGGCAACAAGCACTTCATCCGCTTTGCCGGCGGGCACAAACAGCAGGATCTGGAGATCACCGGTACTGTGGGCCAACGCAACACCGGCACCTACATCCGCTTCTGGCCGGACGAGACTTATTTCGACACCATCCGATTCTCCGTCCCGCGCCTGCGCCACACCCTGCGGGCCAAGGCGGTCCTGTGCCCGGGACTTACGGTAACTTTCACCGACGAGACCAGCGGGGAAAAGGACCAATGGTACTACGAGGACGGGCTGCAGGAATACCTGGCCGATGGCCTGAAAGGGTTTGAAACGGTTCCTGACGAACCCTTTGTGGGAAAAGTGGACGGCGACGGCGAGGCGGTGTCCTGGGCCGTGGCGTGGCTGCCGGAAGGCGGCGACACCATCATGGAGAGCTATGTCAACCTGATCCCGACTTCCCAGGGCGGCACCCATGTCAACGGGTTTCGCTCCGGTCTGCTGGCCGCCATCCGTGAATTCTGCGAATTTCGCAAACTGATTCCCCGGGGCATCAAACTGGCGCCGGACGATATCTGGGACCGTTGCGCCTATGTGCTCTCCGCCAAAATGACCGATCCACGGTTTTCCGGCCAGACCAAGGAGCGCCTCTCCTCGCGCCACTGCGCCTCGTTCATCAACGGTGTGGTCAAAGATGCATTCAGCCTGTGGCTCAATCACCACACCGAAGCCGGAGAACGGCTGGCGGAGATGGCCATTGAAAGCGCCCGCAACCGCATCCGTGCCAGCAAGAAGGTCGTGCGCAAAAAAATCACCGCCGGCCCGGCCCTGCCCGGCAAGCTGGCCGACTGCGTCAGTCAGGATCCCATGCGCAGCGAGCTGTTCCTGGTGGAAGGGGATTCGGCGGGCGGTTCGGCCAAACAGGCCAGGGACAGGCAGACTCAGGCGGTCATGCCCCTGCGGGGCAAGATCCTCAACACCTGGGAGGTGGAGTCCGGCCAGATCCTGGCGTCCAAAGAGGTGCACGATATCTCCGTGGCCATCGGCGTGGACCCCGGCTCGCAGGATCTCGACGGCCTGCGCTACGGCAGGATCTGCATCCTGGCCGACGCGGATTCGGACGGCCTGCACATCGCCACCCTGCTCTGTGCCCTGTTTCTGCAGCATTTCACCCCGCTGGTCAAATCCGGACATATCTTTGTCGCCATGCCGCCGCTCTACCGCATCGACATCGCCAAAGAGGTGCGTTACGCCCTGGACGACGCCGAAAAAAGCGCCATCATCCGCCGACTGGAGAAAAAAAAGCCCAAGGCGAAAATCAACGTACAGCGATTCAAGGGGCTGGGCGAAATGAATCCCGTGCAACTGCGCGAAACCACCATGGCGCCGGATACCCGCCGTTTGGTCCAATTGACCGTCGATGAAGACGAGGCCACCTTTGCCACCCTGGACATGCTGCTCGGCAAGAAAAGGGCCTCGGACCGCCGCCAATGGATCGAAGAGAGCGGCGATAGGGCAGAGGTATAG
- a CDS encoding CBS domain-containing protein, producing MTAINKQANKPLTIITSHINADFDALASMLAAQKLYPEALAVFPGSQEKNLRNFFIQSMVYLFNIIELNRIDFSAVTRLVLVDTRRRGRIGELSRVLDNPGLEIHIYDHHPKKEDDIPADREYHMLTGATVTILSGILRKKRIPISPEEATIMCLGIYEDTGSFTFPSTTEHDFKAAAYLLSKGANLNAISGMITREFNPEQIGLLNDMIQAAKRYTINGVDIVVTSIATDNYFPDFSFLVQKMAKMENIDAIFALGLMENKVYIVARSRTEEIDVGDILSRIGGGGHPSAASATVKGTTVAQTEQLLFEILYDKINPRHLARHLMSSPAIMAGEQTTCSAAKALLTRYNINALLVVKENGDDDRITGCITRQVIEKALFHDLGDIPIREYMNTEISQVGPEADLLEIQEKIIENKQRILPVVEGTQIRGVITRTDLLNTLVQRNRTTRYEFPNPDSETSNKRSRMVHNFMRERLSKHILQILSQLGETAGGLGCRAYVVGGFVRDLFLFRKNEDIDVVIEGDGIAFAKTFAKAHGARTHTHEKFGTAVITFPDDFKIDVASARTEYYQFPASLPVVEMSSIKMDMFRRDFTINTLAIELNPDKFGRLLDFFSAQKDIKDKVLRVLHNLSFVEDPTRVFRALRFEQRFGFTIGKLTSSLIDNAVKMDFFKRVAGKRLYAELKLILKEEHPAPILLRLLDYDLLQAIHPRIKIENDLQRLLETAQKVTDWHDLLFIDESYKRWAVFFMILLCHCDLEATLEICGHLTIAPRYGKMFGETRIMMAEHLTRLERRKRMDNAQIYNLLKGVRTELILYMMICTTSDMAIKRISKYHTQLRHVAITLSGKDLLDMGLTPGPLFSRTLQAVLEAKLNGRVRNREEEFAFARQTIKRQDGRSHGLPRDRKPRST from the coding sequence ATGACCGCCATCAACAAGCAGGCAAATAAACCGCTGACGATCATCACCAGCCACATCAACGCCGATTTCGACGCCCTGGCATCGATGCTTGCCGCCCAGAAGCTCTATCCGGAGGCGCTGGCGGTGTTTCCCGGATCACAGGAAAAAAACCTGCGGAATTTCTTCATTCAGTCCATGGTGTATCTTTTTAACATCATCGAACTGAATCGCATCGACTTCTCTGCGGTCACCCGGCTCGTACTGGTCGATACCCGAAGGCGGGGGCGCATCGGCGAATTGAGCCGGGTTCTGGACAATCCGGGGTTGGAGATACACATCTACGACCACCATCCCAAAAAAGAGGACGATATCCCGGCGGATAGAGAATACCATATGCTCACCGGCGCCACGGTGACAATTTTGTCGGGGATCCTGCGCAAAAAGAGAATTCCCATCTCGCCCGAGGAAGCCACCATCATGTGCCTGGGCATCTATGAGGACACCGGTTCCTTTACCTTTCCGTCGACGACCGAGCATGACTTCAAGGCCGCTGCCTACCTGCTTTCCAAAGGGGCCAATCTCAATGCAATTTCCGGTATGATCACCCGAGAATTCAATCCGGAGCAGATCGGTCTGCTCAACGATATGATTCAAGCTGCAAAACGCTATACCATCAACGGCGTGGATATCGTCGTGACCAGCATCGCTACGGACAACTACTTTCCCGATTTTTCCTTCCTGGTTCAGAAAATGGCCAAGATGGAGAACATCGACGCCATTTTTGCTCTGGGACTGATGGAAAACAAGGTCTACATCGTAGCCAGAAGCCGGACCGAAGAGATCGATGTCGGCGATATCCTGAGCCGCATCGGCGGCGGAGGCCACCCTTCCGCCGCCTCGGCGACGGTCAAGGGCACAACTGTGGCCCAGACCGAGCAACTGCTATTCGAAATTCTGTACGATAAAATCAACCCCCGGCATCTGGCCCGCCATTTGATGTCCTCACCGGCCATCATGGCCGGTGAGCAAACCACCTGCAGTGCGGCCAAGGCCCTGCTCACCCGATACAACATCAATGCCCTGCTGGTTGTAAAGGAAAATGGAGATGACGATCGTATCACCGGCTGTATTACCCGGCAGGTTATCGAAAAAGCCCTGTTTCACGATCTCGGCGACATCCCGATCCGTGAATACATGAATACGGAGATCTCCCAGGTCGGTCCGGAAGCGGATCTGTTGGAGATCCAGGAAAAAATCATAGAAAACAAGCAGCGGATTTTGCCCGTGGTCGAAGGCACACAAATACGCGGCGTGATCACCCGTACCGATCTTCTCAACACCCTGGTTCAACGAAACCGGACGACCAGGTACGAGTTTCCCAACCCGGATAGCGAAACCAGTAACAAACGCTCCCGAATGGTTCACAATTTCATGCGGGAACGACTGTCCAAGCACATTCTGCAAATCTTGTCACAACTGGGCGAAACCGCAGGTGGATTGGGCTGCCGGGCCTACGTGGTGGGGGGGTTTGTTCGGGATCTGTTCCTGTTTCGGAAAAACGAAGACATCGACGTCGTCATCGAAGGCGACGGCATCGCTTTCGCCAAGACATTCGCCAAAGCCCATGGAGCAAGAACGCACACCCATGAGAAGTTTGGAACCGCCGTCATCACCTTTCCCGACGATTTCAAAATCGATGTGGCCTCTGCCCGCACGGAATATTATCAGTTTCCGGCGTCGTTGCCGGTGGTTGAGATGAGTTCCATCAAAATGGACATGTTTCGAAGGGACTTTACCATCAACACCCTGGCCATCGAACTCAATCCTGATAAATTCGGAAGGCTGCTGGACTTTTTCTCCGCCCAGAAAGATATCAAGGACAAGGTGCTGCGGGTACTTCACAACCTGAGCTTCGTTGAAGACCCCACCCGGGTATTCAGGGCCCTGCGCTTTGAGCAGCGTTTCGGTTTCACCATCGGCAAACTTACCTCGAGCCTCATCGACAACGCTGTCAAGATGGACTTTTTCAAACGTGTCGCCGGCAAGCGGCTCTATGCGGAGTTGAAATTGATCCTGAAGGAGGAACACCCCGCGCCGATCCTGTTGCGCCTGCTGGATTACGATCTGTTGCAGGCCATTCATCCGCGCATTAAAATTGAAAACGACTTGCAGCGCCTGCTCGAAACCGCCCAGAAAGTTACCGACTGGCACGACCTGCTCTTCATCGACGAATCCTATAAGCGTTGGGCCGTGTTCTTCATGATCCTGCTTTGCCATTGCGACCTTGAAGCCACCCTTGAAATCTGCGGCCACCTGACGATCGCCCCGCGCTATGGTAAAATGTTCGGCGAAACCCGGATCATGATGGCCGAACACCTTACACGGCTGGAGCGCCGCAAGCGCATGGACAACGCCCAGATCTACAATCTGCTCAAGGGGGTAAGAACCGAACTGATTCTTTATATGATGATATGCACAACCTCGGACATGGCCATCAAACGAATTTCCAAATACCATACCCAACTTCGCCATGTCGCCATCACCCTTTCCGGCAAAGACCTTCTGGACATGGGACTGACTCCGGGCCCCCTGTTCAGCCGGACCCTGCAGGCGGTTCTGGAAGCCAAACTGAACGGGCGCGTCCGAAACCGGGAAGAAGAGTTCGCCTTCGCCCGACAAACGATTAAAAGGCAGGATGGTCGGAGCCATGGATTGCCACGGGACCGAAAGCCGCGATCGACATAA
- the scpB gene encoding SMC-Scp complex subunit ScpB, whose protein sequence is MTDELKYIIESLLFVSETPLTMDQLKNILEGEETAAIRAAVEDLIAEYEQRNGGFVLKQVAGGYQFRTQGRYNEWIKRLVRPNAPRLSKAALETLAIIAYNQPIIRSDIEHIRGVDSGGVIRMLMERKLIRVLGRKEIPGRPLIYATTKHFLEVFELKDLKDLPTPKEIEELSKSRLDEEPNGAPSENISKAPPPLHAGDETMESENNNAASILHANDED, encoded by the coding sequence ATGACTGACGAACTTAAATATATCATCGAAAGTCTGCTTTTCGTCTCGGAAACGCCCCTGACGATGGATCAGCTCAAAAACATCCTCGAAGGCGAGGAAACCGCTGCCATCCGAGCTGCCGTCGAGGATCTTATCGCCGAATACGAGCAGCGCAACGGCGGTTTCGTGCTCAAACAGGTGGCCGGCGGGTACCAGTTCCGCACCCAGGGTCGATACAACGAATGGATCAAAAGACTGGTCCGTCCCAACGCTCCTCGCCTGAGCAAGGCCGCTCTGGAAACCCTGGCCATCATCGCCTACAACCAGCCCATCATCCGCAGCGACATCGAACACATCCGCGGGGTGGACAGCGGCGGTGTTATCCGCATGCTCATGGAGCGCAAATTGATCCGCGTGCTGGGCCGCAAGGAAATCCCCGGCCGCCCGCTGATCTACGCCACCACCAAGCATTTTCTGGAAGTGTTTGAGCTCAAGGACCTCAAGGACCTGCCCACTCCGAAGGAAATCGAGGAACTCAGCAAGTCGCGTCTGGATGAGGAACCTAATGGCGCCCCTTCTGAAAATATTTCAAAAGCCCCCCCACCCCTTCATGCAGGGGATGAGACTATGGAATCGGAGAACAACAATGCAGCCTCCATTTTACACGCAAATGATGAGGATTAG
- the trpS gene encoding tryptophan--tRNA ligase: MSDKKRILSGMRPTGPLHLGNFHGALANWVKMQDTYDCFFFIADWHALTSNYEDPSATTGYVEEMMIDWLSAGLDPDKSTLFVQSLVPEHAELFLYLSMITPVPWLERNPTYKDQIVQLDNKDLSTFGFLGYPVLQAADIIMYKAYGVPVGVDQVPHIEITREIARRFNFLYGDVFPEPDAILTQTPKILGLDRRKMSKSYNNAIYLSDTPDEVAKKVSQMITDPQRMRRADPGNPDICNVFEFHKIYSDKETWQAIDPQCRKAEIGCVECKKIMAQSLIEAMKPLHERREYFKARPDQVKKIIARGSEKARTVAKQTMEEVRKAVKIRD; the protein is encoded by the coding sequence ATGAGTGATAAAAAGAGAATATTGAGCGGCATGCGGCCCACCGGCCCGCTTCACCTGGGCAACTTTCACGGAGCGCTGGCCAACTGGGTAAAAATGCAGGACACGTACGACTGTTTCTTCTTTATTGCCGACTGGCACGCCCTGACCAGCAATTACGAGGATCCCAGTGCCACCACCGGTTACGTGGAGGAAATGATGATAGACTGGCTCAGTGCCGGTCTCGATCCCGATAAGAGCACCCTGTTCGTTCAATCGCTGGTTCCGGAGCATGCCGAATTGTTTCTTTATCTTTCCATGATCACGCCGGTTCCCTGGCTGGAACGGAATCCCACCTATAAGGACCAGATTGTCCAGCTCGACAACAAGGATCTTTCCACATTCGGTTTTTTGGGATACCCGGTGCTGCAGGCCGCAGACATTATCATGTACAAGGCCTACGGCGTCCCGGTAGGAGTCGACCAGGTGCCTCACATAGAGATCACCCGCGAAATCGCCCGTCGGTTCAATTTCCTTTACGGGGACGTATTTCCCGAACCCGATGCCATTTTGACCCAAACACCCAAAATCCTCGGTCTGGACCGGCGCAAAATGAGCAAATCATACAACAACGCCATCTATCTTTCCGACACGCCGGACGAAGTCGCCAAAAAAGTGTCCCAGATGATCACCGATCCCCAGCGCATGCGCCGGGCCGACCCTGGCAATCCGGACATCTGTAATGTCTTTGAATTTCATAAAATTTATTCGGATAAAGAGACCTGGCAAGCCATCGATCCCCAGTGTCGCAAGGCCGAAATCGGCTGCGTGGAGTGCAAAAAAATCATGGCTCAAAGCCTGATCGAGGCCATGAAGCCGCTCCATGAACGGCGCGAGTATTTCAAGGCCAGGCCGGATCAGGTCAAGAAAATCATTGCCCGGGGAAGCGAAAAGGCCCGTACCGTGGCCAAACAGACCATGGAGGAAGTCAGGAAGGCAGTAAAGATCAGAGATTGA
- a CDS encoding segregation/condensation protein A encodes MPLTMDNSPDSDHDEPIGDHYRVRLHNVFEGPMDLLIHLIRKAEVDIYDIPIARITAQYLEYLEWMKQMNIDFAGDFVLMASTLTHIKSKMLLPVQLGEEEEEDPRLEITRPLLEYLRIKSAAEQLAERDLLGEKTFTRKPDADVLKSVQEDQVIRIGLFELIDAFQKILDKVSPEHRVDLSRDRVSVRERISQLTELLEKQESMTFDELFVDSRERSDIIVTFLAILEMAKIGLIRIAQHVPTGIIRIFYQ; translated from the coding sequence ATGCCATTGACCATGGACAATTCGCCGGACAGCGATCACGATGAGCCCATCGGCGATCACTACCGGGTGCGGCTCCACAATGTTTTCGAAGGCCCCATGGATCTTCTGATCCACCTGATCCGAAAGGCCGAGGTAGACATCTACGACATTCCCATTGCCCGGATTACCGCCCAGTACCTGGAGTATCTGGAATGGATGAAGCAGATGAACATCGATTTTGCCGGCGATTTCGTCCTCATGGCGTCCACCCTGACCCATATCAAATCCAAGATGCTGCTCCCGGTCCAACTGGGGGAGGAAGAAGAGGAAGATCCACGTCTGGAAATCACCCGGCCGTTGCTGGAGTACCTGCGGATCAAATCGGCAGCCGAACAGCTGGCCGAACGCGACCTGCTGGGTGAAAAAACCTTTACCCGCAAGCCGGATGCCGATGTGCTAAAAAGCGTCCAGGAAGACCAGGTCATCCGCATCGGCCTGTTCGAGTTGATCGACGCGTTTCAGAAAATTCTGGACAAAGTTTCACCGGAGCATCGGGTCGACCTGTCCCGTGACCGGGTTTCGGTCCGTGAGCGCATCTCCCAGTTGACGGAACTGCTGGAAAAACAGGAGAGCATGACTTTTGACGAACTCTTTGTCGACAGCCGCGAACGCTCCGATATTATCGTCACCTTCCTGGCGATTCTGGAAATGGCCAAAATCGGCCTGATCCGCATCGCCCAGCACGTTCCCACGGGGATTATCCGGATATTCTATCAATAA
- a CDS encoding PEP-CTERM sorting domain-containing protein, which translates to MGKKILFGFSLLCAFTIMVAPGFCYFLDGTDVGETDDIIGSADLGNSGYDAELAWAQGLLQALYGGELSDYYFAEDSGIQGSSGFELVDGQDPENPDVYAFDFSDYLVEPYPSYYFIKYGDGGIDGLDSHQMYANIDSLQYAVISLNEVSEAQNFDIFRVSHIQDIGGNPVPEPATMLLLGTGLIGLAVTGRKKFKK; encoded by the coding sequence ATGGGAAAAAAAATTCTATTTGGTTTTTCACTGCTATGTGCTTTTACAATTATGGTTGCTCCTGGCTTTTGTTACTTCCTTGATGGAACTGATGTTGGGGAGACCGACGATATCATAGGATCTGCAGACTTAGGTAATTCAGGCTACGATGCAGAACTTGCTTGGGCCCAAGGCCTTTTACAGGCATTATACGGCGGCGAACTATCAGATTATTACTTCGCTGAAGATTCTGGAATCCAAGGATCCAGTGGTTTTGAACTAGTTGACGGACAAGATCCAGAAAACCCAGACGTTTATGCTTTTGATTTTTCAGACTATCTTGTAGAACCTTATCCTTCCTATTACTTTATTAAGTATGGGGACGGAGGTATAGATGGTTTAGACAGCCACCAAATGTATGCGAATATAGACTCACTTCAGTATGCAGTTATCTCTCTTAATGAAGTTTCTGAGGCACAAAACTTTGACATTTTTCGAGTTAGCCATATACAAGACATAGGTGGTAATCCCGTCCCCGAACCCGCCACCATGCTTCTGCTGGGAACCGGGCTGATCGGGCTGGCTGTAACAGGCCGTAAAAAATTCAAGAAATAG
- the istB gene encoding IS21-like element helper ATPase IstB yields MDQLIADRLQDNLKRLKLTQAAEMLETVVAKAESDKDSYLSFLDQLLEEEVAAKEKRRVQTAMKTAGLPSAKTIEEYDFTFHPKLNKKEVMALFDLDFIGKQENVIFLGPPGVGKTHLAISLAIKACHHGFKVYFTTMDTLMRKLKEPQSRHKAYLTSALVVVDEVGYLPIDTKEAYLFFQFVSYRYERSSTLITSNKSFGDWQELFGEQVIATAILDRLLHHCRVVNIKGHSYRLRGHSFSKNDFATVGSSGLADVDGKTENQ; encoded by the coding sequence ATGGATCAACTGATCGCCGACCGCCTCCAGGACAACCTCAAACGGCTCAAGCTCACCCAGGCCGCCGAGATGCTCGAAACCGTGGTCGCCAAAGCCGAGTCCGACAAGGACTCTTATCTGTCTTTTCTGGATCAGCTGCTGGAAGAGGAAGTCGCCGCCAAGGAAAAACGGCGCGTACAGACCGCCATGAAGACCGCCGGGTTGCCATCGGCCAAGACCATCGAAGAGTACGATTTTACCTTTCACCCCAAGCTGAACAAAAAGGAGGTGATGGCCCTTTTCGATCTGGATTTCATCGGCAAGCAGGAGAACGTGATTTTCCTGGGACCGCCGGGCGTTGGCAAAACCCATCTGGCCATATCGCTGGCGATCAAGGCCTGCCATCACGGGTTCAAGGTCTACTTCACCACCATGGACACCCTGATGAGGAAACTCAAAGAGCCCCAGTCCCGGCACAAGGCATATCTGACTTCGGCCCTGGTGGTAGTCGATGAAGTCGGGTACCTGCCCATCGACACGAAGGAGGCGTATCTGTTCTTTCAGTTCGTCTCTTATCGCTACGAGCGATCATCGACGCTGATCACCTCCAACAAGAGCTTCGGGGACTGGCAAGAGTTGTTCGGCGAGCAGGTCATCGCCACCGCGATCCTCGACCGGCTGCTGCATCACTGCCGGGTGGTCAACATCAAGGGGCACAGCTATCGGCTCCGCGGGCACAGTTTTTCAAAGAACGATTTCGCCACGGTCGGTTCCTCAGGGTTGGCCGACGTGGATGGGAAGACGGAGAATCAATGA